Below is a genomic region from Mycoplasma phocoeninasale.
TGAATATCGTAAATATATCGAAAAAGACTCTGCACTAGAAAGAAGAATGCAAAAGGTTATGATTTCCGAACCTTCTGTTGAAGACACTATTAACATACTACGGGGAATTAAAGAGCGTTTTGAGTCATTTCACCAAGTTAAAATTGAAGACAATGCTTTAGTAGCAGCAGCCAATTTATCAAATCGTTACATTTCTGATCGATTTTTGCCTGATAAAGCAATTGATCTTATCGATGAAGCGGCATCAAATATTAAAACAGAGATGAACTATTTGCCTGAATCACTTGAAAAAATTATTAATGAAATTACCAAGTTAGAAATTGAAAAAGCGGCACTTAAAAATACAGATAAGACAAATTCTAAAAAGAATGCTTCACGGTTACAAGAAATTGATGAATCTCTAAAAGAACTAAAAGCTAATAAGATCAAAATAGAAAACAACTGAGTTTCAGAAAAATCTGACGTTAAAAAATTGGCCTCAACAAAGGAACACATTGAAGAATTAAATCGTCAATTGCCAATTTTACAAAGTGAAGGTAACTACACTGAAGCATCAAAAATTATGTATGTATTGATGCCTGAACTTACTAAAACCCGTGATCTATTAGAAGAAAAAATTTTAGCTAGAAAGGAACGTCTTATCAAGGATTCAGTTGATGCTGAGGAAGTGGCAAGCATTGTAAGTAAATGAACTAAAATTCCGGTTGCAAAACTGCTACAAAGTGAGAAAGATAAAATTTTGCACTTAGAACAAACGCTACAAAAACGAGTAAAAGGACAAAGCAATGCGATTAAATTAGTATCCGAAGCCATTCAAAGATCAAAGGCAAACATTAACGATCCAAACCGTCCAATTGGTTCATTTCTATTTCTAGGTCCAACCGGAGTCGGCAAAACTGAAATGGCAAAAGCACTGGCAGAAGCCCTATTTGATGATGATAATCGAATTGTTCGCATTGATATGTCGGAATATATGGAAAAACATTCGGTTTCCAAACTAATTGGATCTCCTCCAGGATATGTCGGCTTTGATGAAGGTGGACAATTAACTGAAAGAATTAGACAAAATCCTTATTCAATTGTTCTCTTTGATGAAATTGAAAAAGCTCACATTGATGTACTTAATTTACTACTACAAATTCTTGATAATGGACAAGTAACAGACAGCCATGGGAAAAAAATCAATTTTAGAAATACCATTATTATCATGACTTCTAATTTAGGAAGTACCGAAATTGTTGAAAATAAAGTCAATGAAGATAATGTTAGATCACTTCTACTAAAAACACTAAAACCAGAATTTATTAACCGGATTGATGAAATTGTAATCTTCAATGCTCTAAGTCAAAACATTATTGAAGAAATTGTTAAATTAGAATTAGACAAGTTAATCAAACGAGTAGAAAACAATCATCCAATTCATCTTTCATATACCAACAATCTTATTAACTATATTGCCAAAAATGCCTATGACTCAGCATTTGGTGCAAGACCAATTAAAAGATACATTCAAAAGAATGTTGAAAATAAACTGGCAATTTTTATGATTAGTGAGCACATCTATGAAAATCAAGCTATTCAAATTACTCTAGACGAAAATGATCAAATCGAAATTGTTAGTCAATAGGCAAAAAAATATCAGGTTTATCACCTGATTTTTTTATATGGTACGCCCTGTGGGGATCGAACCCACGACCCAAGGATTAAGAGTCCTTTGCTCTGCCAGCTGAGCTAAGAGCGCAAATGTAACAATTAAATTATAATTAAAAAATAATTTTTTTAAATATATATCATAAAAAATATTTGTAATTCTGCCTTAAGAGTAACCATAGGCACTTTCTTATTTAATTTTAGATCAAAAAAATGTCTAATTTTAAGCTTTTTGCATTTTTTTTTAAAAAAAATAAAAATATATTGTTTTTTTGTGTATAATTTACTTGCTATTTAAATAATTAAATAGCAAGTAAGAAACATTATTTTTAGAAGAAAACATAGGATTTTTTTATAGAATTATTCATTTTTTGTAAACAAACAGGAAAATATAAAATTACATTAAAAATATATAATTAAAAAGTAGGATGTTAGATCCTGCTTTTAATTGTTTGAAATATATTTAGTATTTAGGAAATTATTTTAAGAGATTATTTAATACAACAAAATAATAGTATTTCATCCACTTTCCCCATTTATATATAATATTAGTTTTTATTCTCGAAAATAAAGATAAAAATCCTTAAATTTCCCCCTACTAAAATATCATAGAAAAATTAAGACATAAAAGTAAATAATAATTGAAATTTAAGACGACTAAATATTAATAATAATATCTATATTATATTTTTTATACTTATAAGTATTTATATATATAATTAATAATTGAGGAGTAAATATGTCAAAAATAATGAAAATTAATGCATATGAAGTTTTAGATAGTCGTGGTAATCCAACAGTTAAAGTAGAACTAATGACTGAAGCCGCATATTCAGAAGCACTAGTGCCTTCTGGCGCTTCAACTGGATCTAAAGAAGCTGTTGAATTAAGAGACAAAAATACTAAATATGAAAAAAACTGATTTGGCGGTAAAGGTGTACAAACCGCATGTGATAATGTTAATAATATTATTGCAAATAAACTAATTAATGAAGATGTTTTAAATCAAGAAAAAATTGACCAAATAATGATCGACCTTGATGGAACAGCAACTAAATCAAAACTAGGAGCAAACGCAATTTTAGCAGTTTCACTTGCCGTAGCTCGTGCCGCTGCAAAAGAACTTGAACTTCCACTGTACAGTTATTTAGCTTCGCTTGATAAACGTCAAGCTTACAAATTACCTGTGCCAATGTTAAATGTTATTAATGGTGGAGAACATGCATCGAATACCATTGATTTCCAAGAATTTATGATTATGCCACTTGGAGCAAAAACTTTTAAAGAAAGTATGCAAATGGCGAATATGGTTTTCCATACTCTTGCTAAATTACTAAAAGAAGCAGGACATGGAACCCAAGTTGGAGATGAAGGGGGATTTGCACCAAATCTTCATACCCATGAAGAGGCTTTAGATTTCCTTGTTAAGGCAATCGAAAAAGCCGGCTTTAAAGCAGCTACATCAGGAGAAAAAGCAATTGCTATTTGCCTAGATGCAGCTAGCTCAGAGCTATATAACAAAGAAACTAAAACCTATGTTTTCAAAAAATTCAAAAAAGCCATTGACGAAAAAAGAGCCGGGTTTGAAAAATATTCAAATCTTAAATACTCATTTACAACCGAAGAATTTGTAGAATACTACGGAACACTAATAGCAAAATATCCAATTATCTCAATTGAAGATTCTCATGATGAAAATGACTGAACTGGTTTTGAGTTGATGAATAAAAAATATGGTAAAAAAGTTCAACTAGTTGGCGATGACTTAATTGTAACTAATCCAAAATACATTAAAATGGCTATTGATAAAAAAGCAATTAATGCTTCTTTAATCAAAATTAACCAAATTGGTTCTCTAACTGAAACCATTGCTGCTATTAAAATGTCGCAAGATGCGAACCTAGTTCCAATTATTTCACATCGTTCTGGCGAAACAGAAGATACATTTATTGCTGATTTAGCTGTTGCTTTTAACACTGGAGAAATCAAAACCGGATCAATGTCAAGAACTGATAGAGTTGCCAAATACAATAGATTATTAAAAATTGAGATGGAATTAGGCGAAATGGCTAAATATGAAGGAATTGATGCCTTTCACAATTTAAAATAAAATATAAAAAATGTTGCCCAAAATCTGAGCAACGTTTTTTTTATAACTTTTAGTCAATTTTTACTTTAACTGATGCACCCATTGAAGTAGATACAACAATGTTTAAAACATAAACACCTTTAACAGTTTGTGGTTTTAATCTCTTAACTGTATTAATTAAAGTTTCAGCATTTTCAGCTAGAATTTTTGAATCCATTGATTTCTTTCCAACAGAAGCGTGAATAATTCCACCTTTGTCAGCACGATAATTAGCCTTACCTTTTTTAAGCTCTTCTACTGCTTTAGCAGGATTTGTAGTAACGGTACCAGTTTTAGGGTTTGGCATTAAACCTTTAGGACCTAATTTTTTACCGTATTTTCCTAATACTAGCATCATTTTTGGATCGGCAACAATTACATCAAAATCATATTTATCTTTGTTAAGAATTTCAGGAAGTTCTGCTGATGAATAAACATAATCAGCTCCAGCTTCTAATGATGCTTTTTGTGCAGCAGTTTCATCAGTCGCAACTAAAACCCTAACAGTTTTTCCAGTACCATGAGGTAGTAGAACTGATCCACGTAATTGTTGTTCTGATTTTCTTGTATCCAAATTTAATTTGATTGCAATGTCAAGTGATTCATCGAACTTAGCAAATGAAGCTTTTTTTGCTAATTCAATTGCTTCTGCTAATGAATAAACATCATTTTTATTAACTAGGCTTTTAACTGCTTTAACATTTTTAGATATTCTTTTTGCCATTAGTTAGCACCGCCTTTTAGTCATTCATCATATCCTTCAACTGTGATACCCATATTTTTTGCTGTTCCGGCAATTTGTTTCATTGCAGATTCAATTTTTGGTGAGTTTAAGTCAGGCAATTTATATTCAGCAATTTCTTTCAATTGTTCTAAAGTAATTGACCCAACTTTTTCTTTATTAGGTTTTCCACTACCTTTTTTAACCTTGGCAGCTTCAATTAATTTATAAGCTGTTGGGGCAGTAAATAATTTAAATGTAAATGATTTATCTTCATATAC
It encodes:
- the eno gene encoding phosphopyruvate hydratase → MSKIMKINAYEVLDSRGNPTVKVELMTEAAYSEALVPSGASTGSKEAVELRDKNTKYEKNWFGGKGVQTACDNVNNIIANKLINEDVLNQEKIDQIMIDLDGTATKSKLGANAILAVSLAVARAAAKELELPLYSYLASLDKRQAYKLPVPMLNVINGGEHASNTIDFQEFMIMPLGAKTFKESMQMANMVFHTLAKLLKEAGHGTQVGDEGGFAPNLHTHEEALDFLVKAIEKAGFKAATSGEKAIAICLDAASSELYNKETKTYVFKKFKKAIDEKRAGFEKYSNLKYSFTTEEFVEYYGTLIAKYPIISIEDSHDENDWTGFELMNKKYGKKVQLVGDDLIVTNPKYIKMAIDKKAINASLIKINQIGSLTETIAAIKMSQDANLVPIISHRSGETEDTFIADLAVAFNTGEIKTGSMSRTDRVAKYNRLLKIEMELGEMAKYEGIDAFHNLK
- the rplA gene encoding 50S ribosomal protein L1, translating into MAKRISKNVKAVKSLVNKNDVYSLAEAIELAKKASFAKFDESLDIAIKLNLDTRKSEQQLRGSVLLPHGTGKTVRVLVATDETAAQKASLEAGADYVYSSAELPEILNKDKYDFDVIVADPKMMLVLGKYGKKLGPKGLMPNPKTGTVTTNPAKAVEELKKGKANYRADKGGIIHASVGKKSMDSKILAENAETLINTVKRLKPQTVKGVYVLNIVVSTSMGASVKVKID
- the rplK gene encoding 50S ribosomal protein L11, which gives rise to MAKKIVKKAKLQFNAGQAKPGPSLAGVGINMPEFTKAFNDKTKDRGSEPVPVLITVYEDKSFTFKLFTAPTAYKLIEAAKVKKGSGKPNKEKVGSITLEQLKEIAEYKLPDLNSPKIESAMKQIAGTAKNMGITVEGYDEWLKGGAN
- a CDS encoding ATP-dependent Clp protease ATP-binding subunit; the encoded protein is MQASFTPNEQNKNPLKAYGRDLTELAQQNKLEPVINRDEEIRSLVRILSRKTKNNPVLVGEPGTGKTAIVEGLARKIVENQVPENLKNKQVVEIDLASLVAGTQYRGQFEERLKSLVKEVEKSNGEIILFIDEIHTIVGAGATGEGSMDAANILKPMMARGQLHLIGATTLDEYRKYIEKDSALERRMQKVMISEPSVEDTINILRGIKERFESFHQVKIEDNALVAAANLSNRYISDRFLPDKAIDLIDEAASNIKTEMNYLPESLEKIINEITKLEIEKAALKNTDKTNSKKNASRLQEIDESLKELKANKIKIENNWVSEKSDVKKLASTKEHIEELNRQLPILQSEGNYTEASKIMYVLMPELTKTRDLLEEKILARKERLIKDSVDAEEVASIVSKWTKIPVAKLLQSEKDKILHLEQTLQKRVKGQSNAIKLVSEAIQRSKANINDPNRPIGSFLFLGPTGVGKTEMAKALAEALFDDDNRIVRIDMSEYMEKHSVSKLIGSPPGYVGFDEGGQLTERIRQNPYSIVLFDEIEKAHIDVLNLLLQILDNGQVTDSHGKKINFRNTIIIMTSNLGSTEIVENKVNEDNVRSLLLKTLKPEFINRIDEIVIFNALSQNIIEEIVKLELDKLIKRVENNHPIHLSYTNNLINYIAKNAYDSAFGARPIKRYIQKNVENKLAIFMISEHIYENQAIQITLDENDQIEIVSQ